From the Cryptomeria japonica chromosome 2, Sugi_1.0, whole genome shotgun sequence genome, one window contains:
- the LOC131044347 gene encoding non-specific lipid-transfer protein A, which yields MGVVQKVLVVGVFAVLFMTTLMAKGTDAVDCNSVVGAVIPCYSFLQTNGMGQPSAQCCSGVKKLATMGKTSAVKRQICSCLKPKIASSPALNNNALNNLPIKCNAGVGFKISKNINCNTL from the exons ATGGGTGTTGTGCAGAAAGTTTTGGTTGTGGGTGTCTTTGCAGTGCTGTTCATGACAACATTAATGGCGAAGGGAACAGATGCAGTGGACTGCAATTCGGTGGTGGGAGCAGTGATTCCATGCTACTCGTTTCTGCAGACGAATGGAATGGGGCAGCCCTCTGCGCAGTGTTGCAGTGGGGTGAAGAAGCTGGCTACAATGGGTAAGACCTCTGCTGTGAAGAGACAGATTTGTTCCTGTCTCAAACCCAAAATAGCCTCTTCCCCTGCACTCAACAATAATGCACTCAACAATCTTCCTATCAAGTGTAACGCTGGTGTTGGCTTCAAAATCAGCAAGAATATCAATTGCAACAC TCTGTAA